TGGGAAGAGATTAAAGTATTAGCATTTGATTTGAATATTCGGTTTAGGCACATTTTTAGAGAAGCAAATATGGCAGCAGACTTTTTGGCAAAACATGAGATAAGAGGCATGATCTTAGATTTTTCTGGTTTGGGATCATTTCAAGATTATTTTCGTGGTCTTATTTGCATAGATAAATTGGGTATTCCTTATATTAGATATTCATTTTTATGGTGTTTTCTTGGTGGgtagtttattttttaagagatgTAAAGTGGTTCTCTGGAAAGGTTggtttattgagatttattttCGATACCTAAGATTCATTGTTACCATAGTATTCTCCTGTCATAAGTgaggattttttaataaatttgggacggggctgctatgtgggtggctatCGGCTCCTAAAAAAAAGGATTCTCTATAGCCATTAATGTGGCCACCGAATgggctattttattttattttattttattttttccttttttcatacatttattttatatttttaaatatttaaaaagaatcccaacatcatttaaaaatatttccttaattaataagtaaaaaattaaataaataaataaataaataaataaagaattggTGACCAACATTGGTGGCTTTTGTTTGTGGGACTAGCATTATCCAAGTAAATATCTTAATcataattaaaatcaaatatcttgattcaataattatgaaaatcaaattaggataataatcaaatcaaattcttggtTTATTATTATCTCCAACATCTTCCTAAAAGTTATGGTGGAGAGCTTTGAAATATTGAGTTTGAGATTTGAGTGTAGTCTTCATATCCGTTTTTCGATCACTGATGAAATGATGGAAGTTGCGTTAGTGATGAAGTGATTGTTAAACATCAAATCTAGAGATATGGCTGACAATAGGTTGATAGGGCTAACAATAGACTGAAAAATTAAGTTAATAATGAGCTAAATAAAATCTTGGTCAACTATAGAGCCAAAATTAAAAGGCTAAAAATGGGTATAGGACTTTAAGCAATATTCACAACAGATGaaaacctattaaaaaaaaaaaaaggctcacGTCTACTAAAAATACTCTTAGGGCATGCAGATTCCATGAGAGGTATATCTAGCAAAACAACTTCTAAAAAAATAGTCTACAGGATTGAGTTTGGCGTTAGACATTAAAAGTTTTGATATTATGacagaaaataaaatactatagaAATGGAGATGAAGAGGACAAGCGGgggattggggggggggggggggggggggggagagagagagagagagacttttgTGCTACATTTTTACTAGagtcattgttttttttttttcatatcattttttaatacttttaaatatttaaaaaaattataataatattaaataattttttcttaatcactaaagaaaagaaaaaaaaaactaggagAGAGATCCCGGTTCGGGACTCCTAACTTTATTCTTTTTACCATCATTAACTGTGATTGAATACAAGACACATGTTTCTATTTGTAGAAAAATTACGTAAATGTGAGATAAGGTAAATATCTTGAATCAAACCActtgatttaataattatgaggCTTAAATCACTTAATTTGATAATTAAGAAAAACCAAATTAGGAtaataattatgaaattaaatccTTGACTTGATATTATTTGAAGTTTATgccaaagttttcatttttacatGGTTTATGGCTGcagctttcatttttcagaGCTTAAAAACACGTCTTAATATATTCGGTTGACCGACATGGTAAAGGCATGGAGATACTTGGGCTTTGCAATGTTGGGACATAGATTATGTAAAGAGGGAAGCTTTGTAGCTGCTCACGTTTTAGCCAGCAAGGAGGCTTTACTTTTGGAGCACGACATTGTGTGCACAGCCACATAGGATATTCGGAATTGTATTCAGCCTATTGTATTAGCTGAACTTTTGCACGAAGATTAATAAAAGTTCATTATTGCTTGATTACCAAACAATCAAAAGGGCAGAAAATGCATTTAATCGTTATGATTTGTCATGCTCCCGCAAAATTGATCTCCATATGATAGAATTTTTAGAGCGAAAATTGCTTTGACTGGTCGTTATCACTGAAGCTGCGGTTTTCTTCATTGTTTTCGTGATGTGGGTTGCTTccttttatgataaattttcatTGAAATATACCTTTTGAGTTAATTGCTAAAACTGGCAAGAACAGATAAGACATTGGAGAACATTTTCTTGGGCAGAACACGTACAATTTACACCACTAGCAAGCAAAggatacacaaaaaaaaaaaaaaaaaaaaaaaaaaaaaaaaaaaaaaaaaaaaaaaaagaagaagaagaagaagaagaagaagaaaagaaaagaaaagaggaggaagaagaagaagaactcaGGAAtcagtgaaaaaaataaattacattagAATTAACAAATCTAGCACAACTGTAAACAACAACATATGTCAGGTTTCAAGGTATTGCCCAAAATATGGGAAACTTTACCAAATCCCCTCAGCAAAAACCCATCCCACCCAGAAAATCAAACACCAAAACCCTTCTTACCTCTTCACTAAATCTCCCTCACTATTCCTCTTGACAAGTGCAAAGTAACCCAAAACAGCACAAACAGCGGCCACAACATTCCCTTCCTTCAACAAGATCTTGACCACAAAGCCAACAATTTCCCTAGTAATCTTCCTCCCTTCCACAACCAAAGCCGTCCTGGGCTTCCCAAAGAAGGTGAGTAAAACCATAATTGTGATCCATGTCACCAAAGTGGCAGGAACCAACACTGCAAGGGCTGCAACCATTGAAAGCACCCCAAAAACAGCCCCAAGAAGCACAGAGGCATAGAGGGCAGGCCATCTAGAAGCTGAGGAAGACTGCTGGGCTTGTAATTTGTACCAAGAAAGTATGGATTTGAGGGAATTCCAGGACGAAGTTAAAAGCATGGCATATACGGTAACAAAAATACATACCCATGTTCTCCTTTTGCTCATAACCCTAAGAAGTAAGACGTACGATGATGATGAAAAGGATGAGGATGATGCCTGTCTTGGTGAAGTGGGTATGGTTTCTTGGTCTTCTTCCATGTAGTCTGCCATTGAAACAGCTTGATCTTACCTCCAAATCTTCTCAACAACAAAGTCTGCTCTCTGCGGTTTcctgtattttctttatttattgtgTTTTGGGTAGTGGGTACACTCTGTGTCGGCCTCTGGAATGGGGAAAAAGTAGATATTATGAagattaatttacaaaaaaaataagagagaatcTCACGCGCGAGAGATGATGTCTGGTTTGAAGTTTCTTTTTGGTCCTCTCGGGCAGTTCATAATATTCATTGGAGCCTGTTGACGACAATTTTTGACATCATTCGCAAATTCGTTACCGAAATGATGTAAAATAATGAATTAGAATAGAGCTTATgataaattcaacataaatttaatttgaCTTAAGTTGTTTAACTCGTTAGTGTCACTTATCTGTTTCTTCATAcatcatttttataatatattattatgttgGTAATCCTCACAATTAAGGATGTAAACGAGATAAATTTGAACTATTAATCATAATAcctttatatacatattatatttatatatattaatcatatattcATATTCATAAGGAGTCAAGAAGTACGTAAGGTATTAGGAATATGATTTCCTCCTATCTTTTTACATATTTAAGATATTCTCATTATAAACTCAAAATAAGGttttaagaattaattaatataaagttaTTCAAGTTTACACAAGTCAAATTAAGTTTAATATGAGATATATTGTttaataatcaataataatttatatttataaataactatTTTTGTTGATGTGTAAAAAATCACACAACAGGTTGGAATGGAAGAAAAATTCATTTACGACCCGCTATGATGATTCGAGTCTTGATCGGTGTGGTCTGGTGCTCCCAGTGGTGCTTCGATGTGGCTGTACGATGTCGGTGTGTATATCCTTGgcgatatataaaaaataaatgcataaaaACTAAGAGATTGAGACACAAAGATTATATAGCTCGGCATAATATCTACCTCCACAAGCGTTTGGTAAGAAGAAATCCACTATAATGTCTTGTTTACAATCTCTCATAACCTCTCATTTTACATTATACAATAGAGATATTGAATATATTTACTGGAGAATACCCTCTAGTTGAAACTCCCATTCGAGAGGTTAAAGAAGAAGTCAGAGTCCACAAGTCGTCTGACCACTTGCTTTTTATCTAACTCTCTTTTCGAGTGTACCTCAATAGTGGTGAGGGACGTCCACTTTACGTGTTTGACCACCTCTCAATTTCTCACTTTCTCCTGACACTCCTCATTTACCTTATGATAGATTCACTCATTTATGCATTCttatctctcatttctctcttctcttttgtctattagaaATGATCTGGTGGACTAGTCTCGATCTTGGACCTAGATATTTTATCTTCTTCATGTTTAGTAAACGAAATGAGTTAAATTCTAATTTGACTGCGTccatctcaaatttcttgataaGCAATCTTATTAATTTATAGTCATACTCATAATACCCATGATACAAGCTTTCAAGAAGGCCTGAGAACTCGAAAATAAATTCCTCATGAGTTTTTACATACAAATattaatgaaacaaaataaatatggtTACATCTTATAACAAGGAATTCCAAAGttaatgtgtttttaatttttttcccagaaaatcaCTAGTATTTTATATTAGATAATGCTAGGGAGATCGAGAATGGTGTCTCTCACATTGTACCGATAAGTGTAAatgtacttttattttaatttttttatttttatttcaaccattttttatatatctttaaacatttttttaaaaaaatattaattcactaataattactttcttaatcattaagtaaataaaaaaacaatcgaTCACTCTTAATTGTAAACATTCTCAGTTCAAatagttttttccttttatacttGTAAAATAATTGGGATTATTTTTTCAGGAGTGAATGTTTTATAGCATTATCAATGGCTTATTATACAAGAAATGTaaagtatttgaaaaattgCTCAAAACAGGagtttttatctaattatgtaaAAGGAAATCTAAAATACAATTTGCTACAATAATCCGCTACATATAACGGATTCTATTCATCTTGTAAATAttgttttattacttatatttcatttcctcttttattttcttttactttgattttcatcatggaatgaaattattttgattgttcatcatttaaaatacttctatttcattttcttctaaaaaaacatcttagaaatattttggtttcttatttgatatatatatttttattttgtgtatataagactgaattatattatattatatatcaaaatatattgtaaatataaaataatatatgaattttacaaatttattaatagaaaagaaatatttaaaaaataaaaaatattctttaaataatatgaaaaaaaatatatattaatgtataccatattgtaaaacaaaataagtatataaattaataaaaaaatgaaatttaatgatatattttaaagataatAAAGGAATGTTTTTTCCTTCCGAACCTAGGAATGATCATCCCTACACGGAATGTCATTTCCTGCCCTCTATTGGAATGTGAGTGGAGAAAGCCACGCGCGTAGGAGGAAGTTGGTGCAGATTGCGAGAGTTCTCGAATTATAAAGCCGGATCGGGTCTCGGTTAAGGAAAACTGGACCCACCCGGTTCGAATACTTTCTCCATTGTGACCGGTAGTAGAACACGTGTCAATATCTAGTAGTTCACAATTGGTACAGAGAACCGGACAAAAGCAAAACCCAGCAAACTGCCGTCCTCGAGAAGAACGACAGCTTGGGCTCTTTCTTTCAAACCTcagcttttgtttatttttgggctttagTTTTTGGAGTGTGGAAGTGACCAAAGCATATTCATTCAGTTATCGGCCTTTGCACCACAAGTCTAATCCGGAGAGCCTCTTCTTTTGCACCTTTTGGTCTTCTTTTACACCTTTGCAGATTCTTGTGAAATTCCATTGCACACCAACTTTgtccttgttctttttttttttctttgttttgggtattattattattatgaaaaatGCTGGATACAAGCGGCACGCATAGCCGCGGCGCAAGCGGTGACtaggtgaaaaataaaatagttcatttttatcttttagatAAAACACATCATTTTGGTTCAGGTAAACTCCCATTCTCCCTCCCTCATCTTTCAGTCTCACTCCCTTCGAAGTCTCTCTCCCTTCGAAGAACTTGTTCCTTTTTTCTGAATCCTTcgctccctccctctctccctaAGCTTTCCTCAGACTTGTCCtccatttttaacaaaatcgaaaagaaaaaaagtgatgAGAATGCTATTATGAGAGCTTACTGTGTACTAAAACGACCATAGTTTTGGATTTGGGAGTTCTGAAAGCTAAACAACATTAACCAACGGACTGCTTTAGCATCAacaaaaacaagcaataaaCGGAAATGGGTTTGGCCAAAATCGTGAAATGAGTTTTTGAGAAATTATCAAAATCGGTTTGGGAGAAATTTGCTAGTCTTGAAATCCagtgtttttcttctttttcagatGAAATATAAGAAATGGGTTTGGTTTTCATGGGGAAGAAatgcatttttcttcttttccagaTGAAATCTAAGAAATGGGTTTGGttttcgggggggggggggggggaatcatttttcttcttgttctcaCAACGTTTTTTTCTGAGTTTTTAGAGAAACATGATTAAAGTGGTTTTCGAAGGTACATGGCCTgctttttgcatttttatttctttttgttttttttttccttacttaAGTTGATAGTAGATACTGCTACGTCTTTCCGTTTACATGCCGCTTGCATAGTTGCGCTTGTACCTAGCAGAACTGTATTATTATTATGGGAAAAGCCCAAAATGGGTCGGTAATACCTATTTTCACATAAGCCAATAGGATTGCAACATGTATGAAATGTATTTTTCTTCTAATGAATCTTATCTCTCGGAATCAACTCTAtccctctcctctctcccctcCCGATTCTTTGCTCTTCCTCTCCCCTCCCTTCCTGATTCTCCTCTCCCACATAGCAATTCTCTGCGAGTTGCATATAGAGAGGCAATAATATGGTTCTTGATCGGAGGAGAACTTGAAAGCTGGTGGTCCAAGATCATGAGTATTAAGAACGTGTTTCATACTACCAACCACATGGATGACTTGTAATGAACAAAGGGGAGGTACTGGTTGACCTGGAGACACTCCAATACTAGAGTCAGAATAATAATATGAGTATAAGTGTATGTAAAAGATGAAATAAATCAAGTTCAGAATTTGTTACCTCCTATAGGCTATTTATAGAGGTTATTTCCTTAGAATGATAGAAGTCTAATTAGCCTTGTGAACCCTTTTCCTCTTAGGAGTTTAAGAATCTCCTATTAGGAATCTGAGTCTCTTTTCTCGTAGAAGTCTGAATCAACCTACCCTTTCTCTTCTTGATTTTATCTATTAACTAAATTATAGGTTGTAGCTTGATTACTAGAGAGTACAAATATCTCTTCCAATTACCTCGCTAATTTTTTGTGCTGGCACATGGAAAATTAAGTATTTTGCATTCCCTATACCTACCTTTTACCCTGCTGGCTTGTGAGCGCTTGCTTGCTTTTGTTTTCCCCTACCCTGCTGAGGGCCCATGAGCATCTCTACACTCTTGTGAAGCCTTAGAAGACCTTGAGAAtttgcaaaataaaattttaaaaatggtcTCTAGTTTTCTGTGTGattctagattttttatttgttttgtgctAAGTGGTGAAGAGTTCAGCTTGGAAAGATAAGCGAGAGATGCACTCGACTGCATTAGGGGCGAGCGCAGAACTCTACTTTGGCGGGAGGTGTAGGGGTGTAACCGATTCAGTTCAATCTGCTATTGGGTAAAATTTTGAACTGAATTGGTATGCACcggttttacagtttttaaaacTGATTATACACTGGTTATTCTCCTAAACCAGTActctagttttatttattttcggtCCGATTCGGTCCAGCTTtccagttttaatatattatattatatattatataatatataaaatatagtatattttagtatataatactatagtgataatatattatactatattataattgtattatagactataatgatatattataatatataatataatgatatattatagtatatatagtgatataagattttaaaatttaatattatattaattagtaatttatcacacaatacaaaactattttatatataattatatattatatataaaaattttataaaatataaaaaattaaaatatatatatatataaactggtcCAGTTCGGtttggttttagaaaaaaaaaactagaaccaGACTGATTTTGaccgattttaagaaaaataaaatcgataCCAAACCGAACAAAACTCAGTACTAGACTAAACCCACTGGTTTAGTTTGGTCTGGTCcctttttttacacccctaggtAGGTGTACTCGACTGCATTGAGTGTGAGAGTAGATCTCTGCTTTGGTGGGAGATGTACCCGACTGTATTAGGTATGAGCACGGAGCTTTattttgagtttgtttattGTTAGCGAAGAGTGCATATTTccatgatttattttttgtgtatattttcgTGGTCGTTTTGCTATTGTTGGTAGTAGTGGATTTTCTGCCCTTTGGTGTAAATTGTTGTTGGTGTTGTCGTAACCCACGCTTAAGTGGTCAGGAAGCCCGTCGACTCCCTAGGTTCACATTAGGCGGTTGATGAGCTCGCCGACTCGTTCTTGAAGGAAACCTGCATGATGTGGTTGTGGAGCTCAATGGCTCGTTCCTATATGTAACCCACTGGCGGCAATTGTGGCACAAGCATAAACGCTCGACATTTGCTGGAaaagatgttgtgctcatattccTGTCCAGGTGAGAGAGGTTGGGCAATCCAGAGAGTTGCCCGCGTGTTAGGTGCCTTAGAGGTCAGGTGGTCCTTGACCTTTCCTGCCCGTTTGCTCGTCACAAGGGAGGTCAGGCAGTCTGATAACTTGTCCTACCTGTTGACTCTTGGCGATGGGTGAGTGGTGTCGAGCATTCCTTGACCTTTCCATTTTTCATGGACACCGCGAGTCTTTGGATCATCATTgatgtttaagggtggcgtgaTCTAATGTTCTTCGTGCCCTTTTTAATTGGCACCACGAGTTGTTTAGGCTCattattggtgtttaagggtggcgtggtcCAATAATCTCCATGCCCTTCTTACATAGCACCGCAAGTCGTTTGTACTCATCATTGGTAtttaagggtggcgtggtctaaTGACCTCCGTGCCCTTTTTACATGACACTACGAGATTTTAAGGCTCATCATAGGTGTTTAAAGGTGGTGTGGTCTTATGACTTCCACttcctttttacatggcactaCAAGTTTTTAAGGCTTGTCATAAATGTTTAAGGGTAGTGTGGTCTGATGGCCTttgcaccttttttatatggcaCTGCAAGCTTCTAAGGCTTGTCATAgatgtttaagggtggcatggtTTGATGAAAATTGcaccctttttacatggcaccgcgAGCTTCTACGGCTCAtcataggtgtttaagggtggcgtcATCTATTGACCTCCgtgccctttttacatggcactgcTAGTTGTTTAGACTCGTCATTAGTGTATGGGGGGATGCTCGACTGCACTGTTGTGGCAGGGGGCTGAGTTCAACTACTTTGAGGGATTTTCACCAAAAACCAAATAGGTTAGTGTAGTATAGATTACAAGTTTGAGATTTTCTAACCTGAGCCATTTTGCTAGAGTGTGGTGAAGTCCAGTAACCCCTAGGTGATGTCCGTGGGCATCCATACTTTGGTATTAATGAAGGCCCGGCATGCCTGTGATACTACATGATCTGTTTTGTTGATAACAAATTAAGATGCCCTAACAGTGCACATGATGGGCTTCGTAGTTGGTACTCCATTTTTGAGATTGTGTGCTGTCGACTTTTATTTGCTTTGTTTGTATctgattatatatatgtgtatttattttttattttccagttTGCATatccttttttactttttgttgcCACGGGCGAGCTGTGCTTACCTTGCGTGTCTTTGTCAAAAAGTACTATGATGAGCTTGTTGTCCACTAAAGGGGGCGGCGAGCTTTGTAGGGGTGTCGCTAACTTCCAAGGATCATGTGAGCTATTTGGGTGAGGCTGGCAAGGTGTAGCCCGCTGTGTTCAACTACGGTGCAGCAACCAAGTTGCATGGTTCTAATTTGAAGTTATCATGGTAAAGGATGGTCGTGGAGCTCCCGTGGTGTCTTGTTTCCTGACCAGCAAGTTGGGCAGTGGTTGCTTGGGGCCTCACTAACCATAATTGTTCCATCAGATGCCCTTTCTCACTACAATTAGTTGCTCGCATGCTAGGATTGTTCTCCTCAACCAGTTGCCCATCGTCCATCATTGCCCAACATGGGCTATGAACTGTTTGGTGAAATTGTTGCCTGGCACAAGGCATTTCATGTTGGTTTCCATAGCTTAACAAGGCGTTGTTGGAGAGTTGTTGCTTGCATTGAGGTTTGCAATGTGTTGTACATCGGTCACCACAACTTGGTCGCCGTGAGGCGGCCAAGAGCTTTGTAGCATGAAAATTTGTTCGCCGTTGTGTGAAACCTTCTCCATGAAACTACGACTTGTTGCCCACTAGATGTGTTGTGTTCTAGTTGTTTGCCGAGGGGTGCAAGTCTTGTCGCTCGCCAAGGGGCATTGGTTTATCGCCTACCGAGGGGAGTGTGTCTTGTTACCTGCCAAGGGGCGTGGGTCTCGTTGCCGGCCGAGGGGCGCGAGTCTCGTTGCTTGCCAAGGGGCGTGGACCTTATTGCCTACCAATGGGCATGTACTTGTAGTATGCTTCCAGcattccctctccctctctctctctcttattgcCTGCCAATGGCCAAGGTGATCCTTTTCAACTTGGTCATCCATAGTGAGCTTTTCTTTGTTGAAGTGCGTCAGATAGGCTTTTAAGCTTTccccttctttttattttatggttAGCAGATAGGCGGTTGGTCTACGACGCCTTTTATTTATCATAAACTGTGTAAGGAATTGCTTTGCTGGCTCCTCAAAACTTCCAATAGATTCAGAACGTAAAGTCCCAAACTAGCCCCATGCTATCTCTTTTAATGTTAGTGGGAAAGCACGACAAGCCACTTCCCCAGGGAAGCTGTGAATGGTCATATGTGCCTTGAAATTTTCAAGGTGATTAACCGGGTCCTTGGATCCATCGTACAATTTGATCTGTGGTACTTTGAATTTGGATGATAGGAGTATCGCCATGACTTCCTTGCTATAAGGAAGGTTTGTGTGAGTAAGCAACGCATCCACTGGAGAAGAACCACCTATCCTCTTTGCCATCTCCTCACACTTGTCAATCAGACAGCGCTGTTTGTTGTGCAACCTTTTCTTCTCTATCTGTTCACTATTTATACCTTCTGCACTATGAGTATCTTCTTCAACTTGCCCGTTTTGGATAGGAGGGGGGCTTGTCTTTCTGCCGTTTTAgtttttcattctcttttgcAGTTGCTCGACAACTGTCACCATTTTCTTCAGTTTTTCCTTAGCTTCTACCAATCTCGTATCTACGTCTCTGGATCACAGTTTGCGTATGATCAAGTAATGTTTGGCATGTGAAAATCATGTTGAAGTCTACAGAGATTCCATAGACAACACCactgttaaggacgtgtttcacaccaccaaccACATGGATGACCTGTAACGAACAAAGGGGCGGCGTTGGTTGCCCTGGGTACACTCCGATGCCAAATTCAGAATAATAATATGAGGGTAAGTGTATGTAGAAGATGAACTAAATCAAGCCCAGAAATCGTTACCTCCTGTAGACTATTTATAGAGGTTATTTCCTTAGAGTGATAGAAGTCCAATTAGCCTTGTGAAACCTTTTCCTATTAGGAGTTTGAGCTTCTCTCCTATTAGGAGTTTGAGCTTCTCTCCTATTAGGAATCTGAGTCTCTTTCCTTTTAGGAATCTGAATTAACATGTCTTATCTCTTCTTAACTTTATCTCTTAGCTAAATTATAGGCTGTGGGCTTGATTACTAGAGGGTACAAATATCCTTGAGATGGCACCACTGTTAAGGACATGTTTCACACCACCATTCACACCTCACCAAGAGTCAACATGCAGGATTAGTTATCAGACTGTCTGACCTCCCTCGTGAAGAGCAAAGAGGCAAGAAAAGTCAAGGGCCGCCTAACTTCTAGGCACCTAACAAGCTAGCAACTTTCTAGATTGCTCGACCTCTCTCACTTGGACAACAATATTGACACAATATCTTCTCCAACAGATGCCAAGCGTCTAAGCTCATGCCATAACTATCGCCAGTGGGTTACCTATAGGAACAAGCCATTGAGCTCCACAACCGTATCACGCTAGTTTCCTTCGGGAATGAGTTGACGGCCCAGCAACTGCCTAACTAATGTGGACCTAGGGAGTCGATGGGCTTCCTGATCACTTAAGCATGGGTTACGACAACACCAACAACAAAATGACAACACCAACAATAATTTACACCGAGGGACAACAAATCCACTACTACCAATAATAGCAAGAACaaccataaaaatataaacaaaaaactaataatGGAATATGCACTCTTCGCTAACaataaacaaactcaaaatCAAGCTCTGTGCTCACACCTAATATGGTCAAGTACATCTTCCACCAAAGTAGAGATCTACTCTCACACTCAATGTGGCCGAGTACACCTCCTGCCAAAGTAGAGTTTCGCGCTCACCCCTAATGCGGTCGAGTGCATCTCCCGCCTATCTCTCTAAGCTAAGCTTTTCACCACCTAGCACAAAACAGACAAAAAATCTGGAATCACACAGGAAACTAGAgaccaattttcaaaatttattttgcagATTCTCAAGGCCTTCTAAGGCTTTACAAAAGAGTGGAGATGCCCATGGGCCCTCAGCGGGGGTGGGGGACAACAAAAGCATGTAGGTGCCCACAAGTCGGTGGGGTAAAAGGCAGGTATAGAGAATGCAAAGTATTTAATTTTCCATGTGCCAGCACAAAGAAAATTAGTTGGATAATTGGAAGGGATATTTGTATCCTCTAATAATCCAGCCCA
This is a stretch of genomic DNA from Carya illinoinensis cultivar Pawnee chromosome 3, C.illinoinensisPawnee_v1, whole genome shotgun sequence. It encodes these proteins:
- the LOC122304003 gene encoding uncharacterized protein LOC122304003, which translates into the protein MADYMEEDQETIPTSPRQASSSSFSSSSYVLLLRVMSKRRTWVCIFVTVYAMLLTSSWNSLKSILSWYKLQAQQSSSASRWPALYASVLLGAVFGVLSMVAALAVLVPATLVTWITIMVLLTFFGKPRTALVVEGRKITREIVGFVVKILLKEGNVVAAVCAVLGYFALVKRNSEGDLVKR